The Shewanella sp. MTB7 genome includes a window with the following:
- a CDS encoding M14 family metallopeptidase, with product MLLPYKLVTTVFYIALSLLFFTACQSASTATNNRCQFDNVKFDTDFSTGRLDRCQQLSETRFLLTLSPENTPINDSAWYAFKLVTDSPQEVDIVMEVEGGKHRYLPKVSRDGESWSLKEYTLRNQQLKMHFTATDQPIWVAGQEIIDNQDYLYWGEALMAQGQASHELLGLSTEQRPIMKLEVNTNKEAKEWLLVLGRQHPPELTGAMALFPFSEVLLSNTQLAKQFRQRFNIVIIPNLNPDGVEVGNWRHNANGIDLNRDWGKFKQAETRVVASYLERLIASGDKVHFAVDFHSTRKDIFYTMPKDYGLQNPQMVEHWLGDLDSQYASFKVVQQPGNNPDMGVFKQYIADKYRVHAITYEVGDNTNRRFIDNLAINAANSLMQTMLASKPVE from the coding sequence ATGTTGCTACCCTATAAATTAGTTACGACTGTTTTTTATATTGCATTATCCCTGCTTTTTTTTACCGCTTGCCAGAGCGCCTCTACTGCTACCAACAATCGCTGTCAGTTCGACAATGTTAAGTTTGATACTGACTTTTCAACGGGTCGGCTTGACCGTTGTCAGCAGCTCAGTGAAACACGATTTTTACTGACCTTAAGCCCTGAAAATACACCGATTAATGACAGTGCTTGGTACGCCTTTAAGTTGGTGACCGACTCCCCCCAAGAGGTGGATATTGTGATGGAGGTTGAAGGGGGCAAGCATCGATATTTACCCAAAGTAAGCCGTGACGGTGAGAGCTGGTCACTTAAAGAATACACGTTGAGAAATCAACAGTTAAAGATGCACTTTACTGCCACTGACCAACCTATTTGGGTGGCAGGCCAAGAGATCATTGATAATCAAGATTATCTATATTGGGGGGAGGCGTTAATGGCTCAAGGGCAGGCAAGCCATGAGCTACTTGGTTTGTCTACTGAGCAGCGTCCTATTATGAAGCTAGAAGTGAATACTAACAAAGAGGCTAAGGAGTGGCTATTGGTACTCGGTCGTCAACATCCGCCCGAGCTGACAGGCGCCATGGCACTGTTTCCCTTTAGTGAGGTGTTACTGTCGAACACTCAACTTGCTAAGCAGTTTAGACAGAGATTTAACATTGTCATCATTCCAAATTTGAACCCTGACGGCGTAGAGGTGGGTAATTGGCGTCATAATGCCAATGGCATTGATTTGAACAGAGATTGGGGCAAATTTAAGCAGGCAGAAACCCGTGTCGTGGCAAGCTATCTTGAACGTTTGATTGCGTCGGGAGACAAGGTTCACTTTGCGGTGGATTTTCATTCCACTCGAAAAGATATCTTCTATACCATGCCAAAGGATTACGGGTTACAAAACCCACAGATGGTAGAGCACTGGTTAGGTGATTTAGACAGCCAATACGCCAGTTTTAAGGTGGTTCAACAACCTGGTAACAATCCAGATATGGGTGTATTTAAGCAGTATATTGCCGACAAGTATCGAGTCCATGCCATCACCTATGAGGTGGGGGATAACACTAACAGACGCTTTATCGATAACCTCGCGATTAATGCCGCAAACAGCCTGATGCAGACCATGCTCGCTTCGAAACCAGTAGAGTGA